CTCAATTTCACCTCAAGGTCAAAACCTGCACGCGGATAACATCTGATCCAATCGGATATTCGCGGGTCAGGTGTCAGGTCTACACATTGACAGGTAATTGTCAATGTGTAGACCTGACACCTCCATTCCCCTCAACCCGCAGCCCTCCCCCCCCTCATTGTCAATCCGTTCGACCATCAGCTCCTGAGCTCCGATGCCCTACGCATCGAATACGCGCCTCCGAGCCGACGGCTTGAATGGTCGTGAAATGGGGATAAAGTGAAACGGGAAGCCTGCCGATTCCGACCGAGCCGAACCTGCCGAAAGGCAGGGGCGGAAAGCGATGGGAAGGGTGGTCATCATGAGAACAACCCTGCTGGCGATGGTCGTGGCGGGACTGGTGATGGGATGCGCCGCCATGGGCAGCAAGATCGATCCCGCCGGTCTCGAAACGACTAGGAGAGGAGAAGCCGAGATGGAGACGATATTGCCCTCCCGGACCTTGAGTGTATCCATCCGCTGCAGTCCCGACAAAGCGTATGAATTCGTCACCAACCCGCAGAATCTGCCGAAGTGGGCACAGGGACTGGGCCGGTCGGTGAGGAAACAGGGCTCCGATTGGATGGTCGACACGCCGCAGGGGCCCATGAAAATCCGCTTCGCCGACCAGAACCGATTCGGCGTGATGGACCATTATGTGACCACGCCATCCGGGGTCGAGGTCTATGTCCCCATGCGCGTTCTCGCCAACGGTTCCGGCAGCGAGGTCATCTTCACCCTGTTCCGGCTGCCCGACATGTCGGATGCGAGGTACGCCGAGGATATGCAACTGGTCGAGCGCGATCTGCGGACGCTGAAGAATTTGCTGGAAAAATGACCGCCCAAAGACCCGGGTCGCAAGGGGCACTGCCGGCAGGAATAACCAGGTCTATGCAAGCGGCATGAGAAGGAGAAGAAACATGGCCACAGGAAAAAGTCCCGCCACGGGGTCAGCAGGATCGGAGCTCGTCATCACCCGCGTCTTCAAGGCGCCGCGCGATCTCGTGTGGCAGGCATGGACCGAACCCGAGACGATGAAGCGCTGGTGGGGGCCGAAAGGCTTCACGGCCCCAGTCTGCAGGATCGATCTGCGCGTGGGCGGGGTCTATCACAACTGCATGCGTTCGCCCGAGGGTCAGGACTTCTGGAGCACCGGCATCTATCGCGAGATCGTGCCGTCGGAGCGACTGGTCTGCACGGATTCATTCGCGGACGCACAGGGCAACGTCGTCCCGGCTACGCACTACGGCATGAGTGCCGACTTCCCCCTGGAATTGCTGGTGACGGTGACCTTCGAGGAACTGGATGGGCAGACCAGGCTCACCCTGAAGCACGTCGGCCTGCCGCCCGGCAAGGACCTGGACGACTGCCGGGACGGCTGGAGCGAATCGTTCGACAAGCTGGCCGAAGTTCTGGCGAAGGCATGAGGTGAGCCTCCCGCGCCCCTTTCGCCAGGCGGATCGAGGAAGGCACGCTCTTGCGGCAAAAGGAGAAAGCCAAAATGGAATGGCTTAACTACGACGCCCGTCGATTCTTTCTCTGCGGCATGCGGCTCTTTTTCGGGGTGTGGCTGCTCTACGTCGGTCTCTATAAATGGGTCGCCATGGGGCCGGAGGTGTTCGTCGGCTACATCACTGCCGAGTTCGACAAGACCTGGTCGCCGCACCTGCTGAATGTGCTGCTCGCCTGGCTGATCCTGATCGCCGAGCCGCTTCTGGCGGCACTGATTCTTTCCGGCAGGAAGGCGCGCCTCTTCTGGACGCTGACGGCGCTGCTCATGTTCCTTTTGACCCTCGGCCAGACCATCCTGCTGAAGCCGGATGTGATCGCCAACTGGCAATACCTCGTGCTGACCCTGGCCTGCGCCGCCCTGAGCGATCCGGAAAAAACCGGCAGCGGCGGGTCGACCCATTGACAAGGCTCCGGCCGGTCACCGAGTGACCCCCGCCATGGTCGTTGAAATTCGTCCGCCAGGTGCTATTGTCGGAGCAGGAAGGAGGCGGCTACCTGGCGCGGGGGGCGGCCGGAAGTTGAAAGCACGGCTTTTCAACGGGGAGACGCGAAGCCCGCAGAGAACGCCCTGTTGGCCTTCCTTTGCGATCTCTGCGCCGTTAGTGCGGGGAGCGAACGCACATGGGCGTGGGTTTGCGTTGACTTCAGGCTGTTAACTCGAACTTTTCAAGGAAGAGAGGACTCCCATGGCAAAAACAACCCCGGAAGGCTTTCACAGCGTTACCCCGATGTTCATGTTCAAGGACGCCCGCAAGGCCATAGATTTCTATAAACGGGCCTTCGGCGCCCAGGAGCTGTTCGTCATGCCGGGACCCGACGGCAAGGGGGTGATGCACGCCGAGATCCGGATCGGCAACTCGATCATCATGCTGGGCGAAGAGCATCCCCAGGAGGCCTGCAAAAGCGCGGAGAC
This window of the Desulfuromonadales bacterium genome carries:
- a CDS encoding SRPBCC domain-containing protein, translated to MATGKSPATGSAGSELVITRVFKAPRDLVWQAWTEPETMKRWWGPKGFTAPVCRIDLRVGGVYHNCMRSPEGQDFWSTGIYREIVPSERLVCTDSFADAQGNVVPATHYGMSADFPLELLVTVTFEELDGQTRLTLKHVGLPPGKDLDDCRDGWSESFDKLAEVLAKA